One Caulobacter segnis genomic window carries:
- the lptE gene encoding LPS assembly lipoprotein LptE, giving the protein MNRTLAAAALALSTLALSACAGFTPLYGRPGVGGGLSSIETVAAQGRGGYLLREQLDDALAHRQGSPAAYKLMLSVNEQRFARGVRLDNTANRYELRMSVNWRLLDAKTGVEAHKGLTEVSVTYDSADQPYAAIAAQNDGQERAAAEVARKIQLDLATWLAGRKPA; this is encoded by the coding sequence ATGAATCGCACCCTGGCAGCCGCCGCTCTCGCCCTCTCGACCCTGGCCCTGTCCGCCTGCGCCGGCTTCACGCCGCTGTATGGCCGTCCGGGCGTCGGAGGCGGTCTATCCAGCATCGAGACGGTCGCGGCCCAGGGTCGCGGCGGCTACTTGCTGCGCGAGCAGCTGGACGACGCCCTGGCCCACCGCCAGGGCAGTCCGGCCGCCTACAAGCTGATGCTGTCGGTCAATGAGCAACGCTTCGCGCGCGGCGTACGCCTGGACAACACCGCCAACCGCTACGAACTGCGGATGAGCGTCAACTGGCGCCTGCTGGACGCCAAGACCGGCGTGGAGGCCCACAAGGGCCTTACGGAGGTCTCGGTGACCTACGACTCCGCCGACCAGCCCTACGCGGCCATCGCCGCCCAGAACGACGGCCAGGAACGCGCCGCCGCCGAGGTCGCCCGCAAGATCCAGCTGGACCTGGCCACCTGGCTGGCGGGCCGGAAGCCGGCCTAA
- the leuS gene encoding leucine--tRNA ligase yields MARYNPKDTEPKWREAWAKADVFKTGEINDGRPKYYVLEMFPYPSGRIHMGHVRNYAMGDVVARYKRAQGFNVLHPMGWDAFGMPAENAAMERGVHPKGWTYDNIAAMREQLKSLGISIDWSREFATCDPEYYGKQQAWFLRLLKRGLVYRKEASVNWDPVDMTVLANEQVIDGKGWRSGATVEKRKLTQWFLRITDYADALIDGLKTLDRWPDKVRLMQENWIGRSKGLRFKFQFANNNGGEAPDGMADGLEVYTTRPDTLFGASFVGIAPEHPLAERLGIENPEVQKFIADCRKGGTSEAEIESAEKLGYDTGLRVKHPLDPSITLPVWIANFILMDYGTGAIFACPAHDQRDLDFARKYDLPVLPVVLPNGEDPATFTVGKEAYVGPGKIFNSEFLDGMDVEAAKAEAVARIEAAGQGQGATVYRLRDWGVSRQRYWGCPIPVVHCQTCGVVPVPEDQLPVALPEDVTFDKPGNPLLRHPTWRHTTCPSCGGKAERETDTLDTFIDSSWYFARFADTHAAEPVGKDAADYWLAVDQYIGGVEHAILHLLYARFITRALKDEGLLSVEEPFAGLFTQGMVTHEAYKNEAGEWVEPSDVVITAEGAARSAKHAKTGAPIIIGDVEKMSKSKKNVVAPEDIFEAYGVDSARLFVMSDSPPERDVQWTNSGVEGSWRFTHRLWNEFDSQPAGDFAHDEADEAALALRKAAHKLIGFVTDSIEGFRFNSGVARLYEFLNALKAAPAEGASNAVLAARAEALNILARLVAPFTPHLAEEAWARIGGDGMVVDAPWPKADPALAADDERVLPIQINGKRRGEIKVKAGAADDEVQKIALADPNVMAHLEGVTVRKVIVVKDRIVNIVAN; encoded by the coding sequence ATGGCCCGCTACAATCCCAAAGACACCGAGCCCAAGTGGCGTGAAGCCTGGGCGAAGGCCGACGTCTTCAAGACCGGCGAGATCAACGACGGCCGTCCGAAATACTACGTGCTCGAGATGTTCCCGTACCCGTCGGGTCGCATCCACATGGGCCACGTCCGCAACTACGCCATGGGCGACGTGGTGGCCCGCTACAAGCGCGCCCAGGGCTTCAACGTCCTGCACCCGATGGGCTGGGACGCGTTTGGCATGCCGGCCGAGAACGCAGCCATGGAGCGCGGCGTCCACCCCAAGGGCTGGACCTACGACAACATCGCCGCCATGCGCGAGCAGCTGAAATCGCTGGGCATTTCGATCGACTGGTCGCGCGAATTCGCCACCTGCGACCCGGAATATTACGGCAAGCAGCAGGCCTGGTTCCTGCGCCTGCTGAAGCGCGGCCTGGTCTATCGCAAGGAAGCCTCGGTCAACTGGGACCCGGTCGACATGACCGTCCTGGCCAACGAGCAGGTCATCGACGGCAAGGGCTGGCGCTCGGGCGCGACGGTCGAGAAGCGCAAGCTGACCCAGTGGTTCCTGCGCATCACCGACTACGCCGACGCCCTGATCGACGGCCTGAAGACCCTGGACCGCTGGCCCGACAAGGTTCGCCTGATGCAGGAGAACTGGATCGGCCGCTCCAAGGGCCTGCGCTTCAAGTTCCAGTTTGCCAATAACAATGGGGGCGAGGCCCCCGACGGCATGGCCGACGGGCTGGAGGTCTATACCACCCGCCCCGACACCCTGTTCGGCGCCAGCTTCGTCGGCATCGCGCCCGAGCATCCGCTGGCCGAGCGCCTGGGGATCGAGAACCCCGAGGTCCAGAAGTTCATCGCCGACTGCCGCAAGGGCGGCACCTCGGAAGCCGAGATCGAGAGCGCCGAAAAGCTGGGCTACGACACCGGCCTGCGGGTGAAGCACCCGCTGGATCCGTCGATCACCCTGCCCGTCTGGATCGCCAACTTCATCCTGATGGACTACGGCACCGGCGCGATCTTCGCCTGCCCGGCCCACGACCAGCGCGACCTGGACTTCGCCCGCAAGTACGACCTGCCGGTCCTGCCGGTGGTGCTGCCCAACGGCGAGGATCCGGCGACCTTCACGGTCGGCAAGGAAGCCTATGTCGGCCCCGGCAAGATCTTCAATTCCGAGTTCCTGGACGGCATGGACGTCGAGGCCGCCAAGGCCGAGGCCGTGGCCCGCATCGAAGCGGCCGGCCAGGGCCAGGGCGCGACCGTCTATCGCCTGCGCGACTGGGGCGTCTCGCGCCAGCGCTACTGGGGCTGCCCGATCCCAGTCGTCCACTGCCAGACCTGCGGCGTCGTTCCGGTGCCGGAAGACCAGCTGCCGGTCGCCCTGCCCGAGGACGTCACCTTCGACAAGCCCGGCAACCCGCTGCTGCGTCACCCGACCTGGCGCCACACCACCTGTCCGTCCTGCGGCGGCAAGGCCGAGCGCGAGACCGACACGCTGGACACCTTCATCGATTCCAGCTGGTACTTCGCCCGCTTCGCCGACACCCACGCGGCCGAGCCGGTGGGCAAGGACGCGGCCGACTACTGGCTGGCCGTCGACCAGTATATCGGCGGCGTCGAGCACGCGATCCTGCACCTGCTGTATGCCCGCTTCATCACCCGCGCCCTGAAGGACGAGGGTCTGCTGTCGGTCGAGGAGCCGTTCGCCGGCCTGTTCACCCAGGGCATGGTCACCCACGAGGCCTACAAGAACGAGGCCGGCGAGTGGGTCGAGCCGTCGGACGTGGTGATCACCGCCGAAGGCGCCGCCCGCTCGGCCAAGCACGCCAAGACCGGCGCGCCGATCATCATCGGCGACGTCGAGAAGATGTCGAAGTCCAAGAAGAACGTCGTCGCTCCCGAGGACATCTTCGAGGCCTACGGCGTCGACAGCGCGCGCCTGTTCGTGATGTCCGACAGCCCGCCCGAGCGCGACGTGCAGTGGACCAATTCGGGCGTCGAAGGCAGCTGGCGCTTCACCCACCGCCTGTGGAACGAGTTCGACAGCCAGCCGGCCGGCGACTTCGCCCACGACGAGGCGGACGAGGCGGCCCTGGCCCTGCGCAAGGCGGCCCACAAGCTGATCGGCTTTGTCACCGACAGCATCGAGGGCTTCCGCTTCAACAGCGGCGTGGCGCGTCTGTACGAGTTCCTGAACGCCCTGAAGGCGGCTCCCGCTGAGGGCGCCAGCAACGCCGTCCTGGCGGCCCGCGCCGAGGCCCTGAACATCCTGGCCCGCCTGGTCGCGCCGTTCACCCCGCACCTGGCCGAGGAAGCCTGGGCCCGGATCGGCGGCGACGGCATGGTCGTCGACGCGCCCTGGCCCAAGGCCGACCCGGCCCTGGCCGCGGACGACGAGCGCGTCCTGCCGATCCAGATCAACGGCAAGCGTCGCGGCGAGATCAAGGTCAAGGCCGGCGCGGCCGACGACGAGGTCCAGAAAATCGCTCTGGCGGATCCGAACGTCATGGCCCACCTTGAGGGGGTCACGGTTCGCAAGGTGATCGTGGTCAAGGACCGCATCGTCAACATCGTGGCCAACTGA
- a CDS encoding DUF3576 domain-containing protein has protein sequence MERGTMAFERGSVMRGVAAGVLALSMLGMTACASNKPPKTFSTQSDEPGLNPFKRFGGGGSKAPATEGSIGVNGYLWRASLDTLAFMPLASADPYGGVIVTDWYVNPETPAERFKATVYILDTRLRADGLNVTVFKQSKDINGNWVDAPVADQTATDIENAILTRARQLRLSNIKG, from the coding sequence TTGGAGCGAGGTACTATGGCGTTTGAGCGTGGGTCTGTGATGCGCGGCGTCGCCGCGGGCGTCCTGGCTCTGTCGATGCTGGGCATGACCGCATGCGCCAGCAACAAGCCCCCCAAGACGTTTTCCACGCAAAGCGACGAGCCGGGCCTGAACCCGTTCAAGCGCTTCGGCGGCGGCGGCTCCAAGGCCCCGGCCACTGAAGGCTCGATCGGCGTCAACGGCTACCTGTGGCGCGCCAGCCTGGATACCTTGGCCTTCATGCCGCTCGCTTCGGCCGACCCGTACGGCGGCGTCATCGTCACCGACTGGTACGTGAACCCCGAGACCCCGGCCGAGCGCTTCAAGGCCACGGTGTACATCCTGGACACCCGCCTGCGCGCCGACGGCCTGAACGTCACGGTGTTCAAGCAGTCCAAGGACATCAACGGCAACTGGGTCGACGCCCCGGTCGCCGACCAGACCGCCACCGACATCGAGAACGCGATCCTGACCCGCGCCCGTCAGCTTCGTCTTTCGAACATCAAGGGCTAA
- a CDS encoding NtrZ family periplasmic regulatory protein produces MVAKRFFLAGAAALILTGSAATAFAQAKPHAVAPDFSVKNDFTSAAAGVQYPQDDKRTLRWDAKKGRWGLKLDLDQPSSREMEMQDVQAGAYFKVTPSIRVGGAVSLGESNPALAARKAQQPEAAPRVRLETAFKF; encoded by the coding sequence ATGGTCGCGAAGCGTTTCTTCTTGGCGGGGGCTGCCGCGCTGATCCTGACGGGATCGGCCGCGACGGCGTTCGCCCAGGCCAAACCGCACGCTGTCGCCCCCGATTTCTCGGTCAAGAATGACTTCACCAGCGCCGCGGCGGGTGTCCAGTACCCGCAGGACGACAAGCGCACCCTGCGCTGGGACGCCAAGAAGGGTCGCTGGGGCCTGAAGCTGGACCTCGACCAGCCCTCCAGCCGTGAGATGGAGATGCAGGACGTCCAGGCCGGCGCCTATTTCAAGGTGACCCCCTCGATCCGCGTCGGCGGCGCCGTCAGCCTGGGCGAATCCAATCCCGCCCTGGCCGCCCGCAAGGCCCAGCAGCCGGAAGCCGCGCCCCGCGTCCGCCTGGAAACCGCTTTCAAGTTCTAA
- a CDS encoding thiamine phosphate synthase, whose product MDGNVSELEVLSSAAAAFPPRTARGRPLPGLLFFTDPARVANPEAVAERLPRGAGIVFRAFGAEDAVERGRRLRAIADARGLLLLAGAVAGLAEGIGADGLHMPQARAGEIPRLRAEHGRWLITVAAHDAEAIRAAERAGADAVVVSPVFPSNSPSAGEPLGIEGLRVLVAASSLPVYALGGVRARTVTALAGSGIVGIAAVEALAG is encoded by the coding sequence TTGGACGGAAACGTGAGCGAGCTGGAAGTCCTGTCTAGTGCGGCGGCGGCCTTTCCGCCAAGGACCGCGCGCGGCCGGCCCCTGCCCGGCCTGCTGTTCTTCACCGATCCGGCGCGGGTCGCGAACCCCGAAGCCGTGGCCGAACGCCTGCCGCGCGGCGCGGGGATCGTGTTCAGAGCGTTCGGGGCGGAGGACGCCGTCGAGCGGGGCCGCCGCCTGCGGGCCATCGCCGATGCGCGCGGCCTGCTGCTGCTGGCCGGCGCCGTCGCCGGCCTGGCCGAGGGGATCGGGGCCGACGGTCTGCATATGCCGCAGGCCCGCGCCGGCGAAATCCCGCGCCTGCGGGCCGAGCACGGGCGCTGGCTGATCACCGTCGCCGCCCATGACGCCGAGGCCATCCGGGCGGCCGAACGGGCCGGCGCCGACGCGGTCGTCGTTTCGCCGGTCTTTCCCAGCAACAGCCCGTCGGCGGGCGAGCCGCTGGGGATCGAGGGCCTGAGGGTCTTGGTCGCGGCCTCGTCCCTGCCCGTCTACGCGCTGGGCGGCGTGCGGGCGCGCACGGTCACGGCGCTGGCGGGCAGCGGGATCGTCGGCATCGCGGCGGTCGAAGCCCTGGCGGGCTAG
- a CDS encoding YggS family pyridoxal phosphate-dependent enzyme, with protein sequence MTSSQPQALAEIQARIAAAEARAGRPAGAVTLVAVSKTQPWEHIAPVLAAGQKVFGENRVQEAMERWGPRREGLELRLIGPLQTNKAREAVAFFDVIETVDREKLARVLADEIQRAGKAPRLYVQVNTGEEAQKAGIAPGEADAFIAACRETYGLSIEGLMCIPPFDQDPAPHFASLRAIAARNGVAKLSMGMSDDFEVAIAEGATSVRVGSAIFGVRDYA encoded by the coding sequence ATGACCTCAAGCCAGCCGCAAGCCCTCGCCGAGATCCAGGCCCGCATCGCCGCCGCCGAGGCCCGCGCCGGACGTCCGGCGGGCGCGGTGACCCTGGTGGCGGTGTCCAAGACCCAGCCCTGGGAGCATATCGCGCCCGTGCTCGCGGCGGGACAGAAAGTGTTCGGCGAAAACCGCGTCCAGGAGGCCATGGAGCGCTGGGGCCCGCGCCGCGAGGGGCTGGAGCTGCGGCTGATCGGGCCGCTGCAAACCAACAAGGCCCGTGAGGCGGTGGCTTTCTTCGACGTCATCGAGACGGTCGACCGCGAGAAGCTGGCCCGGGTGCTGGCCGACGAGATCCAGCGGGCCGGCAAGGCGCCGCGTCTCTACGTCCAGGTCAATACGGGCGAGGAGGCCCAGAAGGCCGGGATCGCGCCCGGCGAGGCCGACGCCTTCATCGCCGCCTGCCGGGAGACCTATGGCCTGAGCATCGAGGGCCTGATGTGCATTCCGCCCTTCGACCAGGATCCCGCGCCGCACTTCGCGAGCCTGCGGGCGATCGCCGCCCGCAATGGCGTCGCCAAGCTGTCGATGGGCATGAGCGACGACTTCGAGGTGGCCATCGCCGAGGGCGCGACCTCGGTGCGGGTCGGATCGGCGATCTTCGGCGTTCGCGACTACGCCTAG
- a CDS encoding L,D-transpeptidase, translating to MLFRAHADGRFELDGRIRRCAIGKAGAIAAADKREGDNRSPLGTWVMREVWYRPDVYPEGPRTALPVRATRREDGWCDAPGDPNYNRPVTLPYPASAERMWRDDHVYDLVVILGHNDDPPVPGLGSAIFMHLARDGYPGTEGCVALERLDIEAVLAAARPGDAVEIVAD from the coding sequence ATGCTGTTCCGCGCCCATGCCGACGGTCGTTTCGAGCTGGACGGGCGGATCCGGCGCTGCGCGATCGGCAAGGCCGGCGCGATCGCGGCGGCCGACAAGCGCGAGGGCGACAACAGGAGCCCGCTGGGGACCTGGGTGATGCGCGAGGTCTGGTACCGGCCGGACGTCTATCCCGAGGGTCCCAGGACCGCCCTGCCCGTCCGCGCCACGCGGCGCGAGGACGGCTGGTGCGACGCCCCCGGCGATCCGAACTACAACCGCCCCGTCACCCTGCCCTATCCGGCCAGCGCCGAGCGAATGTGGCGCGACGACCACGTCTACGACCTGGTCGTGATCCTGGGCCACAACGACGACCCACCGGTCCCGGGCCTGGGCTCGGCGATCTTCATGCACCTGGCGCGCGACGGCTATCCGGGCACCGAGGGCTGCGTGGCGCTGGAGCGGCTGGACATCGAGGCGGTGCTGGCGGCGGCCAGGCCGGGCGACGCGGTCGAGATCGTCGCCGACTAG
- a CDS encoding response regulator transcription factor, translated as MAQRKTLLLIDDDDDLRGALAEQLALHEEFAVAEASSAGEGVRMSREIKPDLILLDVDLPDMDGREACRLMRKNGVTAPVIMLTAAASDSDTILGLESGANDYVTKPFRFGVLLARIRAQLRSYEASEDALFRIGPYEFRPSAKLLVDEKQKKVRLTEKETNILKYLYRAGSKPVSREELLTEVWGYNAGVTTHTLETHVYRLRQKIEPDPAVARILITEMGGYRLQP; from the coding sequence ATGGCGCAACGCAAGACCCTTCTTCTGATCGACGACGACGACGACCTGCGCGGCGCCCTGGCCGAGCAACTGGCCCTGCACGAGGAGTTCGCGGTCGCCGAGGCCTCGAGCGCCGGCGAGGGCGTGCGGATGTCGCGCGAGATCAAGCCCGACCTGATCCTGCTGGACGTCGACCTGCCCGACATGGACGGCCGCGAGGCCTGCCGCTTGATGCGCAAGAACGGGGTCACCGCCCCGGTGATCATGCTGACGGCCGCCGCCAGCGACAGCGATACAATCCTGGGCCTGGAGTCCGGGGCCAACGACTATGTGACGAAGCCCTTCCGCTTCGGCGTGCTGCTGGCCCGAATCCGCGCCCAGCTGCGCAGCTATGAGGCTTCTGAAGACGCTCTGTTCCGCATCGGTCCGTACGAGTTCCGCCCGTCCGCCAAGCTCCTGGTCGACGAGAAGCAGAAGAAGGTGCGGCTAACCGAGAAGGAAACCAATATCCTCAAGTACCTCTATCGCGCCGGCTCCAAGCCGGTGTCGCGCGAGGAGCTGCTGACCGAGGTCTGGGGCTACAACGCCGGGGTCACCACCCACACGCTGGAAACCCACGTCTACCGCCTGCGCCAGAAGATCGAGCCCGACCCGGCCGTGGCGCGGATCCTGATCACCGAGATGGGCGGCTATCGGCTGCAGCCGTAA
- the secB gene encoding protein-export chaperone SecB → MTDTTAPEATPEEAAGQSGIRILAQFVRDFSFENPLAPDSLRAGAAQPAIDMGVEMNARGRPDGLFEVDLKLSARALRDDQAVFHVEIVYGGLFHIAGVAEEDLEPVLLIECPRFLFPYARRLISDVTAEGGFPPFLIDPIDFAGVYAARKAQAEGVQIGNA, encoded by the coding sequence ATGACCGACACCACCGCCCCCGAGGCGACTCCGGAAGAGGCCGCGGGACAATCGGGCATCCGCATCCTGGCCCAGTTCGTTCGTGACTTCTCGTTCGAGAATCCGCTGGCTCCCGACAGCCTGCGCGCCGGCGCCGCCCAGCCCGCCATCGACATGGGCGTCGAGATGAACGCTCGCGGTCGTCCCGACGGTCTGTTCGAGGTGGACCTGAAGCTCTCGGCCCGCGCCCTGCGCGACGATCAGGCCGTGTTCCACGTCGAAATCGTCTATGGCGGCCTGTTCCACATCGCCGGCGTCGCCGAGGAAGACCTGGAGCCGGTGCTGCTGATCGAGTGCCCGCGCTTCCTGTTCCCGTACGCCCGTCGCCTGATCTCGGACGTCACGGCCGAAGGCGGTTTCCCGCCCTTCCTGATCGACCCGATCGACTTCGCCGGCGTCTACGCCGCGCGCAAGGCCCAGGCTGAAGGCGTTCAGATCGGCAACGCCTAG
- the timA gene encoding TIM44-related membrane protein TimA, translating to MARAQSPSTDLEVLQILFLAAVAAVVLYQLYATLGRRAGRQPDDASVTAQPNGGSAPLAEAPARTEGLATLKAKQPDFDPTKFLAGARAAYEQIVKAYAEGDRETLKPLLAPEVMSNFEQAMAAREAAGRSEKVEFLSPPRLDLEKIDVVGDLAKAVVRILAEVRTRTKDERGEGVDDRRTAELWTFEREVKSANPNWQLSFVAAAEA from the coding sequence ATCGCAAGGGCCCAAAGCCCGTCAACGGACCTTGAAGTGCTCCAGATCCTGTTCCTCGCCGCGGTCGCCGCTGTCGTTCTGTACCAGCTCTACGCCACTCTGGGGCGCCGAGCCGGACGGCAGCCCGACGACGCCTCCGTGACGGCCCAGCCGAACGGCGGCTCCGCGCCCCTGGCTGAAGCTCCGGCCCGCACCGAGGGCCTGGCGACGCTGAAGGCCAAGCAGCCGGACTTCGACCCGACCAAGTTCCTGGCCGGCGCTCGCGCCGCCTACGAGCAGATCGTCAAGGCCTATGCCGAGGGCGACCGCGAGACGCTGAAGCCGCTCCTGGCCCCCGAGGTGATGAGCAATTTCGAGCAGGCCATGGCCGCCCGCGAGGCCGCCGGGCGCAGCGAGAAGGTCGAGTTCCTGTCGCCGCCGCGCCTGGATCTGGAAAAGATCGACGTCGTCGGCGACCTGGCCAAGGCGGTGGTGCGGATCCTGGCCGAGGTGCGCACCCGCACCAAGGACGAGCGCGGCGAGGGCGTCGACGATCGTCGCACGGCCGAACTCTGGACCTTCGAGCGCGAGGTCAAGAGCGCCAACCCGAACTGGCAACTGTCGTTCGTCGCCGCCGCCGAGGCGTGA
- a CDS encoding murein transglycosylase A: protein MIRARNALPTAFAPLALAGLLLSACASVTTPLPPATPVPTPPPPPSTTVAPPPSTTPPPTALSFSSLAGWGEEDHLAALNAFRAGCGVAKEPAMVRVCGLARGSAVQDEPGARAFLEANFRPESVGDEGLLTAYFAPRYEARISRNAEFSVPLRGLPADLVVLDLGAFEPSFVGKKITGHVEGPTFVPYPDRAEIEAVPTDKPLAWMRPEELFFLQIQGSGVLVLPDGRRVRAIFAGTNGKPFVGIANAMRDKGLLPDNNTSGDAIRTWLAEHRGPEADAIMRLNPRYVFFRTAPDDGKEPVGAAGVPLPAGRAIAVDPSRHAMGSLYWLDAAAPKLAGAFPAYRRLAVALDTGGAIKGDVRADLYMGTGDAAGAEAGRVRHALRLYRLVPNS, encoded by the coding sequence ATGATCCGCGCCCGCAACGCTCTCCCCACCGCCTTCGCCCCCCTGGCCCTGGCGGGCTTGCTGCTGAGCGCCTGCGCCAGCGTGACGACGCCGCTGCCGCCGGCCACGCCGGTTCCGACGCCGCCGCCACCGCCCTCCACAACCGTTGCGCCCCCGCCCTCCACGACTCCGCCGCCGACGGCGCTGTCGTTCTCCAGCCTGGCCGGCTGGGGCGAGGAGGATCACCTGGCGGCGCTCAACGCCTTCCGCGCCGGCTGCGGCGTGGCCAAGGAGCCGGCCATGGTCCGGGTTTGCGGCCTGGCCCGCGGCAGCGCCGTTCAGGACGAACCGGGCGCCCGCGCCTTCCTGGAAGCCAATTTCCGGCCCGAGTCCGTGGGTGACGAGGGCTTGCTGACCGCCTATTTCGCCCCGCGGTACGAGGCGCGGATATCGCGCAACGCCGAGTTCTCGGTCCCCTTGCGCGGTCTGCCGGCCGATCTGGTCGTGCTGGACCTGGGCGCGTTCGAACCGTCGTTCGTCGGCAAGAAGATCACCGGCCACGTCGAGGGCCCGACCTTCGTCCCCTATCCCGACCGCGCGGAGATCGAAGCGGTCCCCACCGACAAGCCCCTGGCCTGGATGCGGCCCGAGGAACTGTTCTTCCTGCAGATCCAGGGCTCGGGCGTCTTGGTGCTGCCCGATGGCCGCCGGGTGCGCGCGATCTTCGCCGGCACAAATGGCAAGCCATTTGTCGGTATCGCCAACGCCATGCGCGACAAGGGCCTGCTGCCCGACAACAACACCTCGGGCGACGCCATCAGGACCTGGCTGGCCGAGCATCGCGGGCCCGAGGCCGACGCGATTATGCGGCTGAACCCGCGCTACGTGTTCTTCAGGACGGCCCCCGACGACGGCAAGGAACCGGTCGGCGCGGCCGGCGTGCCGCTGCCGGCGGGCCGGGCCATCGCCGTCGACCCGAGCCGCCACGCCATGGGAAGCCTGTACTGGCTGGATGCGGCCGCGCCGAAGCTGGCGGGGGCCTTTCCGGCCTATCGTCGCCTGGCCGTAGCGCTGGACACCGGCGGGGCGATCAAGGGCGATGTGCGCGCCGATCTCTACATGGGCACGGGCGACGCCGCGGGGGCCGAGGCCGGCCGCGTGCGCCACGCCCTGCGCCTCTACCGGCTCGTCCCGAATTCGTAA
- a CDS encoding Smr/MutS family protein: MARKPPPPPAKMGPEDDRRLWKLVASTVTPRSPEKPEKMRSKARIRPVKTATALPPETPTRLASIAPLRVDPQELKPAPAKAPKGPADRIEPNRKRRIVKEHDPIGARLDMHGLDQDQARATLEGFIRRAYDDGHRAVLVITGKGKVGHGVLKQRTPEWLAGPGVRELIAGVSTADQRHGGEGALYVALKRKA, encoded by the coding sequence ATGGCCAGGAAGCCCCCGCCCCCTCCAGCAAAAATGGGCCCGGAAGACGATCGACGCCTCTGGAAGCTCGTCGCCTCCACCGTGACGCCGCGTTCGCCGGAGAAGCCCGAGAAGATGCGCAGCAAGGCGCGGATCCGGCCGGTGAAGACCGCCACGGCCCTCCCGCCGGAGACGCCGACCCGCCTGGCCTCGATCGCGCCCCTGCGCGTCGACCCCCAGGAGCTGAAGCCGGCGCCCGCCAAGGCGCCAAAGGGCCCCGCCGACCGCATCGAGCCCAACCGCAAGCGCCGCATCGTCAAGGAGCACGACCCGATCGGGGCGCGCCTGGACATGCACGGCCTCGACCAGGACCAGGCGCGCGCCACCCTGGAGGGCTTCATCCGCCGCGCCTATGACGACGGCCACCGGGCCGTTTTGGTCATCACCGGCAAGGGCAAGGTCGGTCATGGGGTTCTGAAGCAGCGCACGCCCGAATGGCTGGCCGGGCCAGGCGTGCGCGAACTGATCGCGGGGGTCTCGACCGCCGACCAGCGGCACGGCGGCGAGGGCGCCCTGTACGTGGCGCTGAAGCGGAAGGCCTGA
- a CDS encoding cupin domain-containing protein has product MAKAFTICATAFLLGVSSGVTTASAQQAGPSGFASSADVQAQLREMLAAMKPDQGFMWRPLVRDGATVAAIEIWKKPGRPAVHPAEAEYAIVLEGAGTLVSGGTMADPKVKNANLVEGSQIEGGVTRTLGPGDVILIPAGAPHWFGITGDRLVLLGIKLPGAK; this is encoded by the coding sequence ATGGCTAAGGCCTTCACGATCTGCGCGACGGCGTTTCTGCTCGGCGTCTCGTCAGGCGTCACCACCGCGTCCGCTCAACAAGCCGGCCCGTCCGGCTTCGCGAGCAGCGCGGATGTCCAGGCTCAGCTCCGCGAGATGCTCGCCGCCATGAAGCCCGATCAAGGGTTCATGTGGCGACCCTTGGTTCGCGACGGCGCCACCGTGGCGGCGATCGAAATATGGAAGAAACCGGGCCGCCCCGCCGTTCACCCCGCCGAAGCGGAATACGCGATCGTGTTGGAAGGCGCCGGCACGCTGGTTTCGGGCGGGACCATGGCCGACCCAAAGGTCAAGAACGCCAATCTGGTCGAGGGAAGCCAAATCGAGGGCGGCGTGACGCGGACCCTCGGCCCGGGCGACGTCATCCTGATCCCCGCGGGCGCGCCGCACTGGTTCGGGATCACCGGCGACCGACTGGTTCTGCTGGGAATTAAACTGCCCGGCGCCAAATGA
- a CDS encoding phosphoribosyl-ATP diphosphatase, with protein MSQRLTAVLERLAATIEARKGGDPSVSYTAKLLNDPALAAKKLGEEAVETVIAAVAQGPDALAAESADLLYHWLALMAASGVSLDAVAEKLEAREGTSGIAEKASRTS; from the coding sequence ATGAGCCAGCGCCTGACCGCCGTCCTGGAGCGCCTGGCCGCGACGATCGAGGCCCGCAAGGGCGGCGATCCGTCGGTATCCTACACCGCCAAGCTGCTGAACGACCCCGCCCTGGCCGCCAAGAAGCTGGGCGAGGAAGCGGTGGAGACCGTGATCGCCGCGGTGGCGCAAGGCCCTGACGCCCTGGCGGCCGAGAGCGCCGACCTGCTGTACCACTGGCTGGCCCTGATGGCCGCCTCGGGCGTCTCGCTGGACGCCGTGGCCGAGAAGCTGGAAGCCCGCGAGGGAACGTCGGGCATCGCCGAAAAGGCTTCGCGGACGTCCTGA